From the Pseudomonas lalucatii genome, the window GGTATTGGCCCGCGATACCTTCGCCGGCGATGCCCTCACCCTAGGCTGGCTGTGGAGCGCCGCCGGATTCGGCGCTCTGCTCGCCAGCCTGCTGTTGGCGCGCCTGGGCGCTCTGGCCAACCTGCCCCGACTGATTCATCTGTGCGCGGCGCTTTGCATCGCCGCCCTGCTGCTCGCCGCCAGCGAACGGCTGTGGCTGACCTTGCCGGCCATGCTATTGCTCGGCTTCGCCATCGCCGGCAACAACCTGGGCAGCAACATCGTGCTGCAGAACAGCGCCCCGGAAGCGCTGCGCGGCCGGGTGGTCGCACTCTACAGCGCCACCCGCTTCGGTTTCGACGCCCTCGGCGGCCTGCTGGTCGGTTTTAGCGCCCAGCACCTGGGCGCCGCGCCGACGCTCGCCGGCGCGGCACTGCTGCTGGCGATCTATTGCGCCTACACGCGCTGGCGTCAATTCAGCCCAATCCCTCGGCAGTGAGCGCCGCACGCACAGACGGACGCTGACCGATCCGCTGGAAGAACGCCAACAAATGAGGCCAGCGGGCCAGATCGAGGCCGATGGGCGCTATCCAGCGCAATGCGGTGAACAGGTAACCGTCGGCCACGCTGAAGCGCTCACCGACCAGGTAATCACGATCCTGCAGGTGATCGTCCAGATGGGTCAGGCGCCGCTCCAGATTGACCCGCGCCGCGCGCTTCCAGTCGTCCTTGGCCATGGGGTTGAAGAAGGCGCCGCAGGACTTCTGTAGTTCGCTGCCGACGAAGTTCAGCCAACCCTGCAGGCGATAGCGTTCGAGGCTGCCGTTGGTCGGCGCCAGGTGTTTTTCCGGCACCAGATCGGCGATGTACTGGACGATGGCCGGCCCTTCGCTGAGCAGTTCACCGGAGTCCAACAGCAGTGCCGGCACATAGCCCTTGGGGTTGATCGCCAGGTAGTCGGCGCCACCGGCGGTACGTTTGCTCTGCAGATCCACGGCTTCGGTCGCGAAGCTCACACCAGCTTCGTACAGGGCGATATGCGGGCTGAGCGAACAGGCGCCGGCTTTGTAGAAGAGTTTCATCGAGGTGCTCCAGCTAGGCCGCGGCCACTTCAAGTGCCGCTGACGAATCGATCGGAAAACGCCAGGCAAAAGAAAGCCGAGGCCTGGGCCTCGGCTTGCAGCTGCAGCGGCTCAGGCCGCGGCGCCGCCACTCGGCTTACGTGGGCCGTTGAACGGCGCCCAATTCTCTTCGAGCATGTCCAGCAGGTAGGCCTGCGCGTTGTCGGCATGCAACGGGAGTTCGCGCGGCACCCAGTCGTCGTCGAACTTGTCCATGTCGGCGTCGTACTCGAAGCGGCAACCCAGCGGGCTGTCGAAGTACCAGAACCAGTTGGAACCGAAACCGTGACGGCCCGGCCCCCAGAAGCTGGAGTAACCCAGCTCGCGGAAACGGTGACCGGCCTGCATCACCTCGCTCGGCCCTCCCAGATGGAAGGCCATATGCTCGACGCCTTTGAGCTGCGGCGGGGTCTGGATGAGGAACATGGTGTGGTGTTCGTAGGTGCCTTTCGAACGCATGAACGGCCCGCCGCCGAGACGGTCGTTGACACGGAACTGTAAGCGCTCGACGTAGAATTTCTCGGCCGCAGCCACATCCGGCACGAACAGGGCGAAGTGCCCCAGGCTGCGCGGTGCCGGCAACGCATCGAGACCGTCGACCCCGAGTACATTGACCGCGCGTTGTAACGGCGCCCCGGGGGCGTTGATCTTCTCTACCGGCATCTCGATCTCGCGACGGCGAGTCAACTGGAACACCAGCGGAATGCCCATGTCGTCGAGCGACTCGATGGCGCCGTCGGCCAGGCGTTTGACTTCGCGATCCTTACCCAACTCGGCAGCGATCTCCTCCAGGCTCTGTGCATCGGCCACACCGTAGACGATCTTGCGTGCCTTGTTGGTCGGGCTGAGCGGCGGCGGCAGCGCAGGATCGTCGCTGGCGCAGATAATCACCCCGGTGCCGTCGCAGGTCTCGAACAACAGGCCGTCGCGCACCTGGCCGACCGCCTTGAGGCCGAAATCGGTCATGTACTTGGCCGCCACTTCGACGTCGTCGACGCCGAAGACCACGGCGTCCGGTCCGATAATATTCATGAATCTTTGCTCCGTTTCAGTGACTGCCGGGTTAGGAAGTAATGCTGACGTTCTCGCCGCGACGCAGCGCCGCCATGCGCTCGTTCAGCTCGCCATCGACGTAGTACAGTTCGGTGTAAAAGCCGATCTGCTCGCGGGTGTCCCAGTAGCTCCAGCGGCAGTTGCCGAACGGCCCCTGAAAGAAACCGGCCATGGCCTTCTCCAGGCCCTGCTCCTCGTAGTGATGCACCGCCTGCTCGTACTCCTCGGCGCTGGTCTGGCGAAAGCCAATGTGATGCGGACCATAGCCGCGGGTCTCGACCCAGTCCTGGTACAGGCTACGGCCGCCATCGTGGCGCGCCAACTCGATCAGGGTGTCGCCAGCGAAACCGTAGGCACAGCTGAACTGGAAATCACCAGGCCGGCCGCGGTACTCCTTCTCGGTCTGCGCCTTGGCCAGGTCGTAGGCGACGTTCCACACCTCGACGCCGTTGGTCTTCTTCCACATGTCCATCGCTGTCTCGAGATCCGGGACGACGAAGCAGATCTGGTCGAACTTGCGGCCGATCAGGTTCTTGGCAATCTCACTCATGGCTCGCTCCTTTTCTATTCCTGCACGACACGCAGGCTGATGGCTCCGGCCGGGCAGTCGCGCACCACTTGCTCGATCTCGTCCTTGCGCGAGATATCGACGAAGCGCAGCTTCAGATGGGCAATGTTGGCCGCCGAATCCAGCTCGAACACGTCGTCGGAGCCCAGACACAGGCCGTAGCCCTGGCACTTCTGGGTATCCAGGATCACTTCCACTTTTTCGCTAGCCATAACTCGTCTCTCTTGCTCTGGTGTTACAGGAAAACGCCGAGATTGGGCGTGTGCAGCACCGTCTCGGTAATCAGCGCCTTGCGCTTGAGCAACTTAACGCCGGCGTCGGTGACGCGCAGCAAGTCGTGCCGGCGCACCGGAATCACATCACCGAGATCGTCGTGACCGCGCTGGCGATAGAGGATCATGGCGCTGATCACCGAGATCACATCGGCGCGCTCGGTCGCCTCCACCAGAACGCTACCCACCACGCGCAGGGTGCGCGAGGGAGGCACCTCGGCCCAGGCGTGGTCGCTCTCCAGGCGGGCGATGCGTGTCTGGATATGCGCCTTGCAGTCCTTGATGCGGAACGCACCTTCGGGGAACTCGTCGGCATAGGTACGCATGGCGATGCGGATCGGCACGTCGTAGTCGATCTCGTCGTCGAGCAGGGCGAACCAGTCGCGGAAGCGTCGTTCGTCGAGAATCAGCGCCTCGCGGGCGAGAAAGTCGCTGGCGATTTCACGCAGCTCGTGCAGGTTGCTCATCACTCACACTCCCCTTCACCCAGGCACTTGTCGGCATTCGAACGGGCGGCGCTCTTGCCTTCGGTCATTTCCTTCGCCCAGCGGCGCCAGAAACGCTCCTGGCTGTACTCGCCGTAAACCGAACGGTGGAATTCGCCCGGCCCTTTCCAGTCCGGATCGGGCCCGCTGCGCTTTTGCTGGTAATTCAGGCGCACGCTTTTACTGCGCGCCCAGGGGCTGGAGGCCACCTTGGCGATGCCTTCCCAGACTGCGGTGTCGTCCTGCTCGAAGATACCGCCGGAACCGAAGCCGAACTGCCCGGCCATATAGGCGCGCGCCTGGAAGTCCTCGGGCAGGCAGGCGTACTCCAGTTCGTAGTTCCACAGCTCCATCACCCCCGGCGCCACCGGCTGCCACATGCGGATGCTGGTGAAAGGGATTGGCATCTGCCCCGGTACGTCAGGCTGCGGGAAGCGCAGGAAGCTGAAGTTGGGGAAGATCGTGCCGATGGTCGGCGGCACGGTGCGAAGCATCTCCAGCTGCACCTCGTCGAGCTTGGACAGGTCGAACTGAGCGCGCTGCTCCTCGGTATAGCCCCACATGTCGAACATCGGCGCGATCAGCTCAGGCAGTGCGTGGCCGATGAAGCTGTTGCCATTGCCGAAGTCGTAACCGCTGGCCATGCTGCTGACCTGGTTGACGCCGGGGATGAACTCCGACAAGGCCGCCGACAGGTGCGCGGTGCTGACGTGGTAGGCGTCGCCGCTGAAGTTCTCTGCGCCGCTCTTCCAGTCGGCCTTGACCACGAAGCGTTCCGGCTCCTTGATCACCTTCATGCCGTCCGGGTGCAGGCCGAAGATGGCGTCCATCATCCAGGCCGCCCCGCCCAGGTATTCGCGCAGCGGTGGCACGTCCTCGCTCAGCGAGGCGAAGACGAAACCGTGGATGGCCTCGACCTTGGCGGCCTTGAGCAGGCCCCACTCCTTCTTGTCCAGCGGGCCGCCGTAGGCATCCTTCAGGTGGGGGGCACCGGCCCAGTCGCCGTTGTTGCGATAGACCCAACCGTGGTAGGGGCACTTGAAGTGCTTGACGTTGCCTTTGTCCTGATGACACAGCTCGGTGCCGCGGTGGCGGCAGTGGTTGAGCATGACATTGATCTGGTCGTCGTCGTCGCGGGTGACGATGACCTTGTCGATACCCAGGCGACGCAGCACATAGTCGCCCTTGTTGGGAATCTCCGAGGTGTGGACGACGAAGATCCAGTTGCGCGCGAAGATGCGCTCCATTTCGGCACGAAACACCTTGTCGTCGCGGAACACCTCCACCGGCAGCAGGCCTTCGTCCATGCCCTGCTCGACGCGCTGACAGAGCTCGTCGAGGTACTGATCCGGGTTACCGGGATAGATCAGATCGTAGTTGATCACGGCTTGCTCTCCTCACTACTTGTTCTTGTTCGTTTCGAGCCACGGAGTCGGCCGGCTAGCGGCTGGCCTTCTCCAGCAGCGTGACGTCCACATCGAGACGGGCGCAGGGTTGTTGTTTCGCCGCTACGCCACGCGGCTGCAGCAGGAAGGCCGCGAGCGCCGGCACCAGTACCAGGGCACCAAGCATGTTCCACAGGAACATGAAGGCCAGCAGCGCGCCCATGTCGGCCTGGAACTTGATCGGGCTGGCCAACCAGGTGGCCACGCCGACGGACAGGGTGATGCCGGTCAGCATCACCACCTTGCCGGTGAAGATCAGCGAGCGGTAGTAAGCCAGTGACAGGGGCTGCCCAGCCTTCAGCTGTGTCAGCAGCACCGACAGGATGTACAGCGCGTAGTCGACGCCGATGCCTACGCCCAGGGCGATCACCGGCAGAGTCGCCACCTTCACGCCCATGCCCAGGCCGACCATCAGCGCCTCGGCGAGAATCGAGGTAAGCATCAGCGGCAGCAGGGCCACCACCACCACTCGCCAGGAACGGAAGGCGATCAATGTCAGAAGCGCGACTATCGCATAGACCAGGTAGGTCATCTGCCGCCAGGCGTCGCCTACCACACTATTGGTCGCCGCCTCGATACCAGCCGTTCCGGCAGCCA encodes:
- a CDS encoding VOC family protein; the protein is MSEIAKNLIGRKFDQICFVVPDLETAMDMWKKTNGVEVWNVAYDLAKAQTEKEYRGRPGDFQFSCAYGFAGDTLIELARHDGGRSLYQDWVETRGYGPHHIGFRQTSAEEYEQAVHHYEEQGLEKAMAGFFQGPFGNCRWSYWDTREQIGFYTELYYVDGELNERMAALRRGENVSITS
- a CDS encoding VOC family protein yields the protein MNIIGPDAVVFGVDDVEVAAKYMTDFGLKAVGQVRDGLLFETCDGTGVIICASDDPALPPPLSPTNKARKIVYGVADAQSLEEIAAELGKDREVKRLADGAIESLDDMGIPLVFQLTRRREIEMPVEKINAPGAPLQRAVNVLGVDGLDALPAPRSLGHFALFVPDVAAAEKFYVERLQFRVNDRLGGGPFMRSKGTYEHHTMFLIQTPPQLKGVEHMAFHLGGPSEVMQAGHRFRELGYSSFWGPGRHGFGSNWFWYFDSPLGCRFEYDADMDKFDDDWVPRELPLHADNAQAYLLDMLEENWAPFNGPRKPSGGAAA
- a CDS encoding aromatic-ring-hydroxylating dioxygenase subunit beta; this encodes MSNLHELREIASDFLAREALILDERRFRDWFALLDDEIDYDVPIRIAMRTYADEFPEGAFRIKDCKAHIQTRIARLESDHAWAEVPPSRTLRVVGSVLVEATERADVISVISAMILYRQRGHDDLGDVIPVRRHDLLRVTDAGVKLLKRKALITETVLHTPNLGVFL
- a CDS encoding aromatic ring-hydroxylating oxygenase subunit alpha, with protein sequence MINYDLIYPGNPDQYLDELCQRVEQGMDEGLLPVEVFRDDKVFRAEMERIFARNWIFVVHTSEIPNKGDYVLRRLGIDKVIVTRDDDDQINVMLNHCRHRGTELCHQDKGNVKHFKCPYHGWVYRNNGDWAGAPHLKDAYGGPLDKKEWGLLKAAKVEAIHGFVFASLSEDVPPLREYLGGAAWMMDAIFGLHPDGMKVIKEPERFVVKADWKSGAENFSGDAYHVSTAHLSAALSEFIPGVNQVSSMASGYDFGNGNSFIGHALPELIAPMFDMWGYTEEQRAQFDLSKLDEVQLEMLRTVPPTIGTIFPNFSFLRFPQPDVPGQMPIPFTSIRMWQPVAPGVMELWNYELEYACLPEDFQARAYMAGQFGFGSGGIFEQDDTAVWEGIAKVASSPWARSKSVRLNYQQKRSGPDPDWKGPGEFHRSVYGEYSQERFWRRWAKEMTEGKSAARSNADKCLGEGECE
- a CDS encoding ferredoxin yields the protein MASEKVEVILDTQKCQGYGLCLGSDDVFELDSAANIAHLKLRFVDISRKDEIEQVVRDCPAGAISLRVVQE
- the gstA gene encoding glutathione transferase GstA, whose translation is MKLFYKAGACSLSPHIALYEAGVSFATEAVDLQSKRTAGGADYLAINPKGYVPALLLDSGELLSEGPAIVQYIADLVPEKHLAPTNGSLERYRLQGWLNFVGSELQKSCGAFFNPMAKDDWKRAARVNLERRLTHLDDHLQDRDYLVGERFSVADGYLFTALRWIAPIGLDLARWPHLLAFFQRIGQRPSVRAALTAEGLG